From Bacillota bacterium:
CTTTCGAGACTTAAAAGCGTGAAATACGTCAAGAAAGGCCCGTACCGCCTTCCGGGGGTCGGGCGCACCCAGAAAGGAGGAAATTACGGCAACCCCAGCAGCCCCGGCCCGGAGGAGGGGGAGGGTGTTTTCAGGAGTAACCCCACCGATGGCAAAAACAGGAAGCCCACCCCTTCTTGCAACTTCCCCCACCAGATCGGGGCCGCAGGGGGGAACACCGCAGTCTTTGCTTACGGTGGGGTAAACCGGCCCCAGCCCCAGGTAATCAGAACCCGCGGCCACCGCGGCTTCGGCTTGAGATAAGTTATCTACAGAGACGCCAATGATTTTTCCCGGCCCCAAAATGGCTCGCGCTGCTTGAGGCGAAAGGTCCTCCTGGCCGAGGTGGACCCCATCGGCGCCGGCTGCGGCAGCCACATCAACACGGTCGTTAACGATGAAGAGGGCGCCGTGGCTCTGGCAGACCTCCAGCATCTCCCGCGCAATTTCTACCAGTTGCCCGGTTTCTCCCTCCTTCTCCCGCAATTGCACCAGCCGCGCCCCTTCCTGAACGGCAGCCCGCGCGAGATCGGCGTAACTTCTTTGACCACGCAAGGGCCCGCCGATGATTACATAAAGGGCAGGAAAAGGTCCCAGGTCTGGCCTGGCCCCCCAGTTGCAAAAGATGGCTTCGCGTATTTCCAGGATTGACGGGTCGCTCCAGGCAGCAGGAAAAAATGCTGCCAGGTGGTTCAAGGGGCCGCTTCCCTGACCTACCGGATAGGCATAGCGAAGCCCTGCGGTGACATATGTCTTGGCCAGGGTGAGGGCCTGCCGGGGTGAAGCACCCCGCGCTAAAAAGGCAGTGAGGGCTGCGGAAAAAGTGCACCCCGTACCGTGGGTATTGGGGGTTTCAAAAAAGGGGCCCGCGACTTCCTGAAAGTCCTTTCCGTCGAAATAGAGATCAAGGGAGTGTTTTTCGCGCCGAATCCCAGTAATGACGACATGCTCCGGCCCCAGTTCGTGGAGGGCGCGTGCCGCGTTATAAAGATCCATCTCCTCCCGGATGGGATACCCCCAGAGCGTAGAGGCCTCAGCCACATTGGGGGTAATGAAGGTCGCCAGAGGGAGCAGCTCTTCCCGGATTGCCTTTTCGCCGGCAGGGGTAAGGAGCCTGTCCCCGCTCGTGGCGACCATAACCGGGTCGACGACGAGGTAAGGAACACGGGATTGTTTCAGCCTTCCGGCAACTGCTTTAATAATCTCCGCGTCATAGAGCATCCCCGTTTTTACGGCATCGGCTCTGATGTCACCGAGAACACTTTCCAACTGCTGCAACACGAAATCGGGAGAGAGCCCCGAAATCCCCTGCACCCCCAATGTGTTCTGAGCTGTAATGGCGGTAAGCACGCTGCTTCCGTAGACGCCGAGTGCCGCAAAGGTTTTCAAATCGGCCTGGATCCCCGCGCCCCCTCCGGAGTCGGACCCCGCTATGGTTAACGCTTTTTTGATCCGGCCGGGGCCTTCCTGCTTCCTTTCTTTCTGCACTTGACCGGTCGCCTCCTCAAAATTTTAGTGCCGCCCTGGGCCCTAACCCGTCAATTTTCCGTATTCACTTTCAGGGCCCTGATGATCTGTTCTGCCACCTTTTTCCCAGATAAGAGCATCCCTCCAAAAATCGGGCCCATCCGGGGACCTCCCCAGACAGCGCTAACGGCCATTCCGGCTACATAAAGCCCTGGTGCCACTTCGCCGGTATTTTCCACGATCAGCTTCTCCCCCACTTCTGCCCACATCGAGCCCTCCCCCTGCATTTTACCGTCAGGGGTCTTAAGTGCTAATTTTGATTTCTGGTGGGCCACCCTGACGACAGAGGCGTCATGACCGGTAGCGTCAACAACGGCACGGGCTCCCACCGTAATGGGATCTACGTGAAGGCCGGCCCGCACGTTCGCAGTCCAGTTGACCACGACCCCGCAGACGCGCCCTTCCCGGTACATGACATCCTCCACCGTAAAACCGTTCAAAATCACGGTACCTACCTCGCAGGCTTTGACCGCTAAGCGCGCCACGGTTTCCACCGAATCGGCGGTCAAGTAGCTTTCGCCCTCCCGGTAGCGGCAACCCAGATCATCCAGAACAGGCCGCGCGGTAGGCTGGAAGACGAGGCGGTTAAACATGATCCCGCCTCCCCACATGCCGCCTCCGATGCTCAGGCGGCCTTCGAAAACTACGGTCTTGCAACCGGCCCGTGCCAGGTAGAAGGCCGCCGTCAACCCGGCAGGCCCTCCTCCCACAACGGCCACGTCTAACCTGAGCGAATCCTTTAACCTTTCCGCGTACTCCTCGACGATCAGGCGGGAGATGAGGATGTCGTCGATTTGGGAACTCATTTTTACCCCTCCGGATATACAAAATTAAAGCACTCCGCCAAAGGGAGTGCAGAAAAAATACTTTCTCTTTTTCCCACTTCCCTCCGCTGGCATTACCCAGATCAGGTTCTAAGGGTCGGCACTCTACGTTGCCTCTCAGCCTTCTCCGGCACCCCTAGTGGGACCTACCTGCCTGTTATTAATTTAATCATACCACTTTTAACAACCCCTGTAAAGCAGCAAAGTCCCCGGGATTACTTCGAAGCTGCTTGAACAAAGGCCCGAAAAAGAGTGGCTGCCGCCGGATCGGTTTCCAAAGCCTCGGGATGCCACTGGACACCTACCAGGAAAGGGTGTTCACACCCTTCTACCGCCTCAATCACACCGTCTTCCGCACAGGCCACGGCCTGCAGTCCCGGAGCCACATCCTTAACGGCCTGGTGGTGCAGACTGTTCACGCGGAAGTCAATTGCGCCCAGAATACGGGCAAGGCGGCTCTCCTCGCGCACCCTGATCCTGTGGGTGGGATGCCCGCGGGGGGCCTCTTGCTGGTGCTGGAGGGAATGGGGTAACTGGCTTTGCAAATCCTGGTAAAGGGTGCCTCCCAGCGCAGCATTAAGAACCTGAACGCCCCGGCAAATTCCTAACACCGGTTTGCCTGTAAAGAGAATCTCCCGGACTAAATTGACCTCGAAGCGATCCCTTTCCGGAGAGACCTCCCCCAGCTTCCAGTGGGGCTCTTCCCCAAAATAATGAGGATGGATGTCGCCCCCTCCGGACAAGAGGAGACCGCCAATCAGGTCCGCGTAAGCTTTAAGCAAAGCGTTATCGTTTACAGGGGGGAGTAGAAGCGGAATACCGCCCCCTTTTTCAATCGCCTCGATGTACATCTTGCGGCAAAAAAAATAATCCTCTTCCAGATGATGGGCAGTCGTAATACCGATCACGGGCTTTACCAAAATTTATTCATCCTCTCTTTCCCCACCCTGGAGAATCCTTCGATAAAGATCCCGGGTTTCCTGAAGAGGAACCAGGCCGTAGTTCTTTTTTAAGAGATCGTGGCAAATCTCGTACTGCTGAATCGCTGCAGTTCTTTTTCCCAGGCGCAGGTAAGCGCGCATCAGCCACTGGTATGCCTCTTCCCTGCAGGAGTCATGCGCCAGCGCTTTGCGGGCATACCAAACAGCAGTATTGTAGTCCTGCCGCCGGTAAGCCTCGGCACAAAGCCATAAAACCATTTCCACATAGATTTCACGGAGGCGCTTGCGTTCCTCCTCGATCCATCCTACGTTTTGCACTTCAGAAAGATACCCGGTCTTATAAAGCTGCTCAACCACCGTGAAAACTTCCCAGGCCTGAGACCGTTCACCCTGACGGACAAGAGCGTTTCCTCTTTCCCAGCCCCGGGTGAAGACATCCACATCGTACCAGAAATGGGGCGGGGAATGAAACTGATAAATATGATACTGATTCGAGAGATAAAAGGATTTCCGTCCTTTTTCTAACTCCGGTTCGAGAATGCGCCTGATGTTATAAATCGCCACAGAAAGGTTATGGCGCGCCCCCCTGCTATCTTTATCCGGCCAGAAAAGTTTTAACAAGTGCTCCTGGGAAACCGGCCGGTCGCGGTTCATGAGAAGATACAGAAAGAGAAGAAGGGACTTCCGGTTCCTCCACACCGAACGCGGAATTAAACACCCTTCCCGGTACAACTCAAAACTGCTTAAACAAGAAATTTTTAAAGATTTCTCCTTTGCCGGCCCGTTTATGAACTGGCGCTCGATCAATTTTCTTCACCTTTATCCAGAGGATTTCTGGGGGCTTCCTGTAAATGCATAAAATGCTGAAATCCATCCAATTTCAGTTTCAAGCCCCCGAATAAGCTTCATTACAAAATTGTAGTAATATTTCAACAATAACTCTCATTTTCCTTTTTTAACAACTATAAATTTACAAAATGTTATACTACATTTAGAAAAAAACCTGGGCAGGTTATCGTGAATCAGGAACGTATTTTAATATCATAAGGCCTGGGGTGGGGTAAATTCATGAAGCTTGTCTTGACAGGCGCAGACCTGTACACCCCGGAAGAGTATTTCCCCGGGGGCACAGTCGTAATTGAAGATGGAAAAATAACCGCGGTGGGACCAGGGGAGCTGCCAGGGGGGTCCGCCTTTTGCGTTTTAAAGCTAAATCGTGAATTAATCATTAGTCCCGGTTTCCTGGACCTTCATACCCATGGCTTCGGAGGCTACGCCGTGAGCGCAGACCCAATGCAGCTTGCCGGCCTCAGCAAAACTCTGGCGGCTCAGGGCATCACCGGTTTCCTTGCGACAACCTTCTCGTCCCCTTTGGAAGAACTGGCTCGAATTATTATGACAGCAGGAAAAATTCAAAAAGAAGGCCTTCCGGGTGCGTCCCTCTTAGGAGTCCACCTGGAAGGCCCTTTTCTCAACCCGGATTACGCGGGCGCCTACGAACGCGATTTTATCCGCCAACCGGCGAGCGAAGAACTCCGATTTTTGCTTGAAAAGGGACCAGTTTCCCTCCTCACCCTGGCCCCGGAACTCCCCGGTGCCCTGGAAGTAATTAACGAAGCGGCGACTCTGGGGATCACCGTTGCCGCCGGGCACTCAGGAGCTACCTACG
This genomic window contains:
- the thiE gene encoding thiamine phosphate synthase, coding for MNHLAAFFPAAWSDPSILEIREAIFCNWGARPDLGPFPALYVIIGGPLRGQRSYADLARAAVQEGARLVQLREKEGETGQLVEIAREMLEVCQSHGALFIVNDRVDVAAAAGADGVHLGQEDLSPQAARAILGPGKIIGVSVDNLSQAEAAVAAGSDYLGLGPVYPTVSKDCGVPPCGPDLVGEVARRGGLPVFAIGGVTPENTLPLLRAGAAGVAVISSFLGAPDPRKAVRAFLDVFHAFKSRK
- a CDS encoding sulfide-dependent adenosine diphosphate thiazole synthase is translated as MSSQIDDILISRLIVEEYAERLKDSLRLDVAVVGGGPAGLTAAFYLARAGCKTVVFEGRLSIGGGMWGGGIMFNRLVFQPTARPVLDDLGCRYREGESYLTADSVETVARLAVKACEVGTVILNGFTVEDVMYREGRVCGVVVNWTANVRAGLHVDPITVGARAVVDATGHDASVVRVAHQKSKLALKTPDGKMQGEGSMWAEVGEKLIVENTGEVAPGLYVAGMAVSAVWGGPRMGPIFGGMLLSGKKVAEQIIRALKVNTEN
- a CDS encoding gamma-glutamyl-gamma-aminobutyrate hydrolase family protein, which translates into the protein MVKPVIGITTAHHLEEDYFFCRKMYIEAIEKGGGIPLLLPPVNDNALLKAYADLIGGLLLSGGGDIHPHYFGEEPHWKLGEVSPERDRFEVNLVREILFTGKPVLGICRGVQVLNAALGGTLYQDLQSQLPHSLQHQQEAPRGHPTHRIRVREESRLARILGAIDFRVNSLHHQAVKDVAPGLQAVACAEDGVIEAVEGCEHPFLVGVQWHPEALETDPAAATLFRAFVQAASK
- a CDS encoding BTAD domain-containing putative transcriptional regulator: MIERQFINGPAKEKSLKISCLSSFELYREGCLIPRSVWRNRKSLLLFLYLLMNRDRPVSQEHLLKLFWPDKDSRGARHNLSVAIYNIRRILEPELEKGRKSFYLSNQYHIYQFHSPPHFWYDVDVFTRGWERGNALVRQGERSQAWEVFTVVEQLYKTGYLSEVQNVGWIEEERKRLREIYVEMVLWLCAEAYRRQDYNTAVWYARKALAHDSCREEAYQWLMRAYLRLGKRTAAIQQYEICHDLLKKNYGLVPLQETRDLYRRILQGGEREDE
- the nagA gene encoding N-acetylglucosamine-6-phosphate deacetylase; the encoded protein is MKLVLTGADLYTPEEYFPGGTVVIEDGKITAVGPGELPGGSAFCVLKLNRELIISPGFLDLHTHGFGGYAVSADPMQLAGLSKTLAAQGITGFLATTFSSPLEELARIIMTAGKIQKEGLPGASLLGVHLEGPFLNPDYAGAYERDFIRQPASEELRFLLEKGPVSLLTLAPELPGALEVINEAATLGITVAAGHSGATYEETVAAVSAGLSYATHVFNRMAPLHHRAPGLPGAVLTHPQITVEAIADGIHLHPATLKILTSIKREKLVVASDTVACAGLSPGTYQLGSQTVTVTEKEVRSSRGCLAGSARPLSFAVFYLKRVTGLTFTQVLPFATTHPARVLGLDYKIGRLAPGYDADLAVFTQAGVPLLTLKQGRAVFRSPRLELPDLPP